TTGGCAATCCGTTCCATCAAGGTCGCGAGCGTGGCTTCGAGTTCGTTCAAGCGCGTGGTAATCGCCACCGTGGTCGCGCTCAGGCGCTCTTCGGCTTCCGTCGCCGCACGTTCCACGCGCGCTTCGAATTGCGCCGGCGCGGAGGCCAGACGTTCGTCGAGCGCTTCGCGTTGTGACTGGGCGCGCGCCGCGGCGACGGGGAACTCCGCCAGCGTGGCGGCAAAGGCGGCGTGTTGCTCGCGCAGGCTTTCGCGCAAACCGGCTTCCATGCGATCACAGCCGGCGAGCAATTGCTCGAGCTTGGTCGCGGCTGCGGACATCTGTTCGGCCTTCGCGGCAAACTCCGCGTCTTGTCCGCTCACACGCGTTTCACGGGCCTGCGCACCGAGTTCGGCCTGTTCAAGGCGGATGGTCAGGGCCTCGACCTTTTCCTGAAACACCGAGGGCAGACGCTCTGCGGCGGCGATGCTCCGGCTTGCGAGCGTCGCGGCATCCTCCAAGCCCGTCGCGGCCGAGGCCCATTGCGTGCCCCAACGCGATGCGTTCGCCGTCGAGGTCGTCACCAGCTCCACCAACTCGTGCTGACGTTCGGCGAGCGCGGCTTCGCGGGCGTGCGCATCGTTCAACACAAAAGGCAGCACCGCGATGATCGCGCCCAGCCCCGTGCACACAATGACGCCGAGCAGCGCACCGCCCGTGAGTTCGTCAGGTGTCCGCCAGGCGATGAGCAACGCCGTGGCCAGTAACACCGCGTCGGCGGCGAGAAAGGGAACGAGGGACAGGGAGCGCGTGGGAACGGATGAACTCATACTGCAAAAATAAGGAGCCTTGTTGGTGGCGCAGCGGCCGGAGTTTTCAAGGGTGAAGGTGACGGCGCGAGACGGCGCTTTTTAGCACCGGTCGCGCCGGCGCGGTCGGATTCACCCCGTCAGTGCGGACTTCGTGCGGGCTTTCAGGCGCTGGCCTTGTCGCGCGCCAGTTCCGCCTCGATGAAATCCAGGATCTCTTTGCGCCCGCGTTTGGTGGTCGAGGAACTGGTGAAGATCTTCGGCGATACGGTCATGAAGCTCTTCATGGTGGACTTGAACAGGGCGACGTTCGACTCGACCGCGTTCATGGAAACTTTGTCCGTCTTGGTGAACACCAGCGAGAACGCGACGTCGATGGTCGACAACCAGTTCAAGAATTCGAGGTCGATCTTCTGCGGGGTCAGCCTTGAATCGATCAGCACGAACAGGTGCACGAGCACGTCGCGTTTTTCGATGTAGTTGGCGACCGCGACATTGAAATCGGCGCGATCTTCACGGTTCACCTTGGCGTAACCGTAGCCGGGCAAATCGACCAGACACCAGTTGGTGTTGATGCGGAAAAAATTGATGAGCTTCGTCTTGCCGGGCGTCACCGATGCCTTGGCGAGGGCATTGCGCTCGGTGAGCAGGTTGATCAGCGAGGACTTCCCGACATTCGACCGGCCGATGAAAGCGAACTCGGGCAGGGTCCAGCGCGGCGCCGACGCGATGGTCGGTGCGCTTGTTTCGAACTCGGCTGATTTGATCTTCATGCCCTCTAAAGGAAGACGACCGCGCCATCAGGCAAGCAATCCGTCAGGCGTGTTTCGCGGGCGCATCCCGCCGTCCGCACATAAAAAACGCCGTGAAGCCTGCACGGGCAGGCCCACGGCGCGGGTGTTAATTACTGGGAAACGCCGGGAGCCAAGGGGCGATCCGACAGCGTGAACTTGAGCGTGCCGGCGCTGTTCGACTCCTGCGCGGAGAACACGAACTCCAAGCCCGACACGGAGGGCGTCAGCGAAGAGGTGAATGCGGTGCCTTGGAACTCACGCACCATCACGCGGGGCATGTCCGAGGACTTGCGCTCATAGACCGTGACCGTCACCGCCACCGGCGAGATGATCTGGTAGTAGAGCGGCTTGCCGACCGTCGCGGTAACTTGCTGCGTGGCGCTCACGTTCAGGTTCTGCGGACCTGCGGAGGCACTCACCTGGGTGTTGCCGACGGGCACATCATAGGTGACCGGATAAACCACGACAGGACGGGGAGGAGGCGGAGTCGCGCAGCCGGCAAAAAGGCCGACGACCAACAACGCCGCACAGGAAACAAGACCGGTATATTTTTTCATATTAGAGAACGCTTGAGGTTTGATAAAACACTCGCGGGCAACGGGGCCCGATGAACTGAAGGTGTCGCGCTGCAGTTAAAGGTTCCCGTATTCCGCTTAGCGAACGTTGACCTTCACGTTCTCGCCGAGGTTTTCAGGCGCGTGGCCGGTCAGCGCCATCTTGGCGAGGCCCCACAGTTGCACGACCATGCTGGACGGGGAATCCCAGAACTGCGCGGACTCGATGACGACGCGCAACAAGACGAGATGCGGATCGTTCACGCCTTGCGGAAACCAGATCTTTGCGGCTGGCGTCCACAACTCCGTCACTTTGTCGGTATCACGCACGATATACGCGCGGCCCGACACGGAGACGTAGTTGTTTTTACCCGGCGAGGCATACGACAGACCCACCGTGCGCTCGTGGTAAATCTCCGCGACCTTGGGCGAATCAATCGAGGTGAAAAACCACAGTTCGGCTCGGTCCGCATCGAGCTGCATCGTGGCCATCGGCCGGCTGTGCAACGAACCGTCTTCGGCCACCGTGGTGAACATCGTGAAGTCGATGTCTTTGATCAATTCGCACAGGCGCGGATAACCTTCGGGGCGAAGCGTGGAGGGGGTGGATGCAAGTTGGGTCATACCCCGGCAGACCTTGTTTGTGCGCAAAGGATCGCCCCACCCGGCCATCAGGCCGTTTTCCGATGCCGCAAACAAAGGATTCGCACGCCGCGAAAAGTGCCGCTTACTCGCCGGTTCCATCACCATGTCGCGTCTCAACTTCACCTTGGAAAAAACCGCCCCCGGCTCCCGTGCCCGCGCGGCCCGCTTCACGACGCTTCACGGCGAGGTGCTGACGCCCATCTTCATGCCCGTCGGCACCCAGGCCACCGTGAAGTCGCAGACCGCCGAGACACTCCTCGCCGCCGGCTCCAACGTCCTTCTCGCCAACACCTATCACCTGCTCCTCCGTCCCGGCCCCGAGGTGTTTAAAAAATTCGGCGGCATCCACCGCTTCATGAATTGGAATCGCCCCGTCCTCACGGACTCCGGCGGCTTCCAGATTTTTTCCCTCCCCAGCGAACGCCGCATGAACGAGGAGGGCGCCAAGTTTAAGAGCTACGTGGACGGCACCACGCTCCTGCTTTCGCCCGAGGTCAGCATCGAAACACAGAAGGCCATCGGCAGCGACATCATGATGGTGCTCGACCAGTGCATCCCGTCCACCGCGCCCTACGACCAGGCCGAGGCCGCCATGCAGCTCACCCACCGCTGGGCCGTCCGCTCGCTCAACGCCCGCGGCGATTCCCCTCAGTCGATGTTCGGCATCGTCCAAGGCGCCTGCCACCCCGAGCTTCGCAAACAAAGCGCCGCGTTCCTCCGCGAACTCCCCTTCGACGGCCTCGCCATCGGCGGTCTCGCCGTCGGCGAAACCCACGCCGAGCGTTACGAGTTCACCGGCCTCGTCACCGAACACCTTCCTGAAAACCTCCCGCGCTACCTCATGGGCGTCGGCACGCCCATCGACATCCTCGAAGCCGTCCACCGTGGCGTGGACATGTTCGACTGCATCATCCCGTCGCAGCTCGCCCAGCGCGGCACTGTATTCACTTCTCACGGACGCCTCCACATGCAGCGCTCCGTCTATAAACTCCAGGACGGTCCCCTCGACGCCAACTGCGACTGCCACTGCTGCAAACACTACGAGCGCGGCTACCTTCACCACCTCGCCAAAACCAGCGAATACCTCGGCTGGCACCTGCTCGGCATCCACAACATTTCGTTTTATCACCGGCTCATGCGCGAGATCCGCGCGCACATCCTCGCCGGCACGTTCGCCGAATACTACGAGAAGAAACGCCTCGAGCTCGTCCGCGTGGACGAAGACAGCCCGCCCGTCCCGCCCAAACAGACGCGTATCAAGCCCTCCAAAAAACTCGGCGACTACGAGATCGTCACCAACCCCGCCGGCACTTCGAGCATCAAGCAGATCAGCTCCGGCGAGGTCATGCATTCGGTTAGCGGCCCGAGCGAGGAATCCCAAAAACTCTACGTCGACCAGTCGTGTCTCGCCGTGCGTCTCCTCAAGCGCTCCGACGACGACAACGAAGAGCTCGTCATCTGGGACGTCGGACTCGGCGCCGCGTCCAACGCCATGGCCGCCCTCCAGTGCTTCGAACGCGAACTCGCCGAGCGCGGCCCCGCCGTGCTCCGCCCGCTGCGCATCGTGAGTTTCGAGTGCGACCTGCACCCGCTCGCCCTCGCCACCAAGGACGCCGGCGCCTTCCCGCACCTGCGTCACCGCGCGCCTTACGAAATTCTTAAAAACCATCGCTGGTCCCACGCCTCCGGCCTGCTCAACTGGGATCTCAACGTCGGCGATTTCCTCCAGTTCCTCGAATCCTCCGCGGTCCCCGATCTCATCTACTTCGATCCGTTCTCCTCCAAAACGGACACCGGCCTGTGGACGCCCGAAGTATTCACCCGCATCTTTAACCACTGTGCTCCGAAGTCCGCCGAGCTCTACACTTACGCCGCCGGCACCGGCGTGCGCGCCGCGATGCTCAACGCCGGTTTCTCCGTCGCCGAAGGCATGGGCACCGGCCCGAAAGCCACGACCACCCTCGCCTTCACCCGCCTCGAAGCCGCGCAACACCACGCGCTCAAGCCCGTGCTTCTCGGCGAACCCTGGCTGGCCCGCTGGCGCCGCAGCGACAGCCAATACCCCAAATCTCTCCCCGGCGACGCCCGCCCCGCCTTCGCCGCCCGCATCGAAAGCCACCCCCAGTTCAAAGTCTGACCCCGCGTCTTTAGCTTCTCTCCGCAAACGACAAAACCCGGTTTGTAACTTAATAAGTTACAAACCGGGTTTTCGCTTTCGGCTTTCTGTTCCGATCAGACCGGAAAACCGTCCGTTACTTCTTAACCGGAATATGCGCGGCCTGACGCATCGCCTCGCTCTTCGAGATCTTCAGCCCGTGCGCGATTTTATTGAGCTGCACGGCTTCGGCCGGACTCAGCACCGTCGTGCGTTCCGTGCCATCGCGATCGACCCAGTCAACGCTATGCGGTTTTTGGCGGGAGGCTTTCACCAAGTCGCGCAGGAAGTTCAGTTCGGCTTCGGGCAGGTCGTTCATATGAGCAGCGGATTTGACCGCCCCTCCCCGCCGCGTCAACGCCCTCGTGCCCCCACACTCAGAGCGGCGCGATCGAAATCACCAGGCCCACCACCGCACCAAACACGATGTGTCCGGCAAAGTGCGAGAGAAACACCAGCGGCGTCGCCTTGCGGAATTCCGTGAGCGGATGGTTGTCCGACACGATCCACGTCAACGCGAGGCTCACCACGAGTCCGTGAAAAAAACCAAAACCCGCGCCCGCAAAAAACGCCTGCGGCCACGCCGTGAGCCCCACCAGTTGCATCAACACGGTGTAAAGCAAGCCGAACACAACCGCCGAAAACAGATACACCGCGATCCCCATCGGCAGCGCTTTTTCGCGTGAACGCGTCAACAGGCTGCCCACCGCGACAACCATGCCGCCGGTCGGCGGGCCCGCCCGTTCGATCAGGCGCATCCCCGCCCACATCGCGCCCGCGCCCAGCAGACCGGCCAAAATCGCATACAAAACCAAGTCTGACGTGAGGGTAATCGTGTTCATGATTGATCCGGGTTGAGGGGTTAAACTCGGCCGGGCCGCAACCGGCCTTTCCATGCTTATAGTATGCATCGTAAGTGCGCTGGTTCCAATCTGTTTTTCACGATCGTAACACCCCGCTCCGTAAACACGGCTCGACACCCCGCGCTCCCCACTGCTCTCCTTTGAACCATGGCCAACGCGCGTCCCGTCCATCGGTTGAGCAAAAAACTCTACGACGCCCGCGTCCCCGCCTTACGCGAGGAGTTGGTCCACCTCCAGGTCCGCCTGAAAGAAGTGCCGTCCAAGGTCCTCCTCATCCTCGCCGGTGAAGAAGCCGGCGGTCGCGGCGAGGTCATCAACACCCTCAGCGGCTGGCTCGACCCGCGCGGCGTGGAGACCTTTGCCTTCCGCCAGCCCTCCGACGAGGAACGCGAGCGCCCGCTCATGTGGCGCTACTGGCGCTGCCTCCCCGTCAACGGTCGCCTCGGCATTTTCGCCGGCTCCTGGTATACGGAGCTCCTCCGCGCCCAAGCCGACCAAGGCCTGCCCGCCGCCACCTCCGCCCATCACATCGAGCATATCCGCAACTTCGAGAAACTCCTCGTCGACGACGGCACGCTCATCATCAAAATCTGGCTCCATCTCACCAAGGGTGAACAACGCCTCCGTCTCGCCGAGCTGGCCGCCAATCCCGACACCGCCTGGCGCGTGACCGACGAAGCCCGTCGCAACCACCGCCTCCACGACCGCCTCGCCCGCTCCTCCGCCCGCCTCCGCGCCGCCACCCACCGCCCCGGCGCCCAGTGGACCGTCATCGACGCCGCCGATCCCCGCGCGCGCAATCTCGCCGTCGCCGGCCTCGTCGCCCGCAAACTCTCCGCCCACCTCAAGCGCCTCGAGGCCCCACGCCCCAAAGCCCCGCGCATCGCCGCCCCGAAGTCCCTCAAGCCCGCCGGTCTCGCCCGCCTCCTCGCGCTCCCGCTCGACCAGAAACTCTCCTCCTCCGAATACGAGGCGAAGCGCGAGAAATGGCTCGGCCGCCTCCACCGCGCCACCCGCGCCGCCCAAGCCGCCCAACGTTCCATCGTGTTTGTTTTTGAGGGCTGGGACGCCGCCGGCAAAGGCGGAGCCATCCGCCGCCTCACCAGCGCCATCGACGCGCAGGATTACCGCGTCATCCCCGTCGCCAAGCCCACCGACGAGGAAAAATCCCACCACTACCTCTGGCGCTTCTGGCGCCACGTCCCCCGCGCCGGCCTCGTGACCGTTTACGACCGCTCCTGGTATGGCCGCGTGCTGGTGGAGCGCCTCGAAGGCTTTTGCACCGAACCCGAATGGCGCCGCGCCTTCGGCGAAATGAACGACTTCGAACAGCAACTGGTCGAGCACGGCACCATTGTAGTTAAATTCTGGATGCACGTCAGCGCCGACGAACAGCTGAAGCGCTTCCGCGAGCGCGAGCACACCGCCTACAAGCAGCACAAGATCAACGCCGAGGACTGGCGCAACCGCCGCAAGTGGCACCCCTACGAGATCGCCGTCGGCGACATGCTTGCCCTCACGGATACGCCGTCCGCGCCCTGGCACCTCATCCCCGCCAACAACAAGCGCCACGCCCGCCTGCAAATCCTCAAAACCGCCGCCAAGTCCATCGAAGACGCTCTGGGGCTTTGATGGACTGCAAAATAAAAAATGCCGGGCCTGATACGGCGCCGGCGGTTTGTGGTGGGAGAGGGCTTGAAAGGGAGTCCTTACTTGCCGGCTTTTACGGCGTCGATCTTGGCTTTGTATTCTTGTTTGATGGCCTTCGCTTTTTATTTTTTTGGCGTCTTCCTTGGTCTTCTTGTCATCTTTTTCACTTCAAATTTAAAACCTTTCCTGAAAAGTAATTAAGCGCGCAATCAGACATCCATCCATCTTACCAGGCGTAAGCCGCAAACAGCCGCCACACCTTCTGTTTATGGAAGTTCCGGCTCAGCTTACAGCCCTGTAGTAATGGGAGATTTTTATCGGCGTTCGCGATCAGGAGGCCACGGCGGCTGTGCGGCCAACCAAGGTGGAAAGCTCGCTGGACGACATGCGCAGTGCCTCGGACTGGGTGGTGAGCTCGGCGGCAGCCGCGGCAGTTTCCTCGGCGGTCGCGGCGTTACCCTGTGTGACTTTGTCGAGCTGCGTAATGCTGCCGCTGATCTGTTCCAAGCCGGTGCTTTGCTCTTGTGATGAAGATGCGACTTCGATCACGAGCCCATCCACCTCGCGGATGAGCGTGACGATCTCTGCGAGGCCGGCGGCGACGCGGGTGGATAGTTGCACACCCTGCGCGCTGCGTTCACCGGCGGCGGCTATTTTATCGGCAGTCTCGCGTGCGGCGACGGCCGAACGTTGCGCGAGCGCACGCACCTCATCGGCGACAACCGCGAAGCCGGCTCCGGCTTCACCGGCGCGGGCGGCTTCGACCGCGGCATTAAGAGCGAGGATGTTGGTTTGAAAGGCGATCTCGTCGATCGTCTTGATGATTTTGGCGATCTCTTGGGAAGACTGCTGGATCGAATCCATCGCGGACTGCATACGCGTCATCTCTTCC
This portion of the Rariglobus hedericola genome encodes:
- the yihA gene encoding ribosome biogenesis GTP-binding protein YihA/YsxC; this translates as MKIKSAEFETSAPTIASAPRWTLPEFAFIGRSNVGKSSLINLLTERNALAKASVTPGKTKLINFFRINTNWCLVDLPGYGYAKVNREDRADFNVAVANYIEKRDVLVHLFVLIDSRLTPQKIDLEFLNWLSTIDVAFSLVFTKTDKVSMNAVESNVALFKSTMKSFMTVSPKIFTSSSTTKRGRKEILDFIEAELARDKASA
- a CDS encoding pyridoxamine 5'-phosphate oxidase family protein → MTQLASTPSTLRPEGYPRLCELIKDIDFTMFTTVAEDGSLHSRPMATMQLDADRAELWFFTSIDSPKVAEIYHERTVGLSYASPGKNNYVSVSGRAYIVRDTDKVTELWTPAAKIWFPQGVNDPHLVLLRVVIESAQFWDSPSSMVVQLWGLAKMALTGHAPENLGENVKVNVR
- the pap gene encoding polyphosphate:AMP phosphotransferase gives rise to the protein MANARPVHRLSKKLYDARVPALREELVHLQVRLKEVPSKVLLILAGEEAGGRGEVINTLSGWLDPRGVETFAFRQPSDEERERPLMWRYWRCLPVNGRLGIFAGSWYTELLRAQADQGLPAATSAHHIEHIRNFEKLLVDDGTLIIKIWLHLTKGEQRLRLAELAANPDTAWRVTDEARRNHRLHDRLARSSARLRAATHRPGAQWTVIDAADPRARNLAVAGLVARKLSAHLKRLEAPRPKAPRIAAPKSLKPAGLARLLALPLDQKLSSSEYEAKREKWLGRLHRATRAAQAAQRSIVFVFEGWDAAGKGGAIRRLTSAIDAQDYRVIPVAKPTDEEKSHHYLWRFWRHVPRAGLVTVYDRSWYGRVLVERLEGFCTEPEWRRAFGEMNDFEQQLVEHGTIVVKFWMHVSADEQLKRFREREHTAYKQHKINAEDWRNRRKWHPYEIAVGDMLALTDTPSAPWHLIPANNKRHARLQILKTAAKSIEDALGL
- the tgt gene encoding tRNA guanosine(34) transglycosylase Tgt; translation: MSRLNFTLEKTAPGSRARAARFTTLHGEVLTPIFMPVGTQATVKSQTAETLLAAGSNVLLANTYHLLLRPGPEVFKKFGGIHRFMNWNRPVLTDSGGFQIFSLPSERRMNEEGAKFKSYVDGTTLLLSPEVSIETQKAIGSDIMMVLDQCIPSTAPYDQAEAAMQLTHRWAVRSLNARGDSPQSMFGIVQGACHPELRKQSAAFLRELPFDGLAIGGLAVGETHAERYEFTGLVTEHLPENLPRYLMGVGTPIDILEAVHRGVDMFDCIIPSQLAQRGTVFTSHGRLHMQRSVYKLQDGPLDANCDCHCCKHYERGYLHHLAKTSEYLGWHLLGIHNISFYHRLMREIRAHILAGTFAEYYEKKRLELVRVDEDSPPVPPKQTRIKPSKKLGDYEIVTNPAGTSSIKQISSGEVMHSVSGPSEESQKLYVDQSCLAVRLLKRSDDDNEELVIWDVGLGAASNAMAALQCFERELAERGPAVLRPLRIVSFECDLHPLALATKDAGAFPHLRHRAPYEILKNHRWSHASGLLNWDLNVGDFLQFLESSAVPDLIYFDPFSSKTDTGLWTPEVFTRIFNHCAPKSAELYTYAAGTGVRAAMLNAGFSVAEGMGTGPKATTTLAFTRLEAAQHHALKPVLLGEPWLARWRRSDSQYPKSLPGDARPAFAARIESHPQFKV